The window tataatgaatttaaagtatattTGAACAtataaaaggaatatatttatatttcctgTTTTAACGATTTCtcttctaaaacttaaatactgtataaatctaaaaaatacaaaatccTATTATACTATAATctttaaaagtatataaatagttatttttttaaatattttaaatatttatatacttgtttcttataatatataatacaatattttattaaaattataacatttataaaataagttgcattgCTCCCTTtattaattgcatatacatgattttaatattatttttatttaatatatatcaattccaattatatttaacattttcaataactttatttttattcctatataattcaatttacaaatataccttattagataattttataatatattttgcacatatttctcacggtttaaaacgacaattagtACTGgtcccgtatttataagcttaaataagtctttaaatgtatattgtttttaaaatcataattagtagatattaattattaacatataaataactattgatgcaaatttaagtgtaatagaaaactatgagttattatatttacattttagataggagagataagggaattatacttttttaagacaaggatgtatccatataagatttatttattctacatagtttaattatattttctaccaTTAAAACTTTCaattaatgtatacattaaaaataacttataattattaattttctaaatatatggTTTGcttttgtatttataataaactatatttttaagtaaactatagaattattaatattattttgcttgacagtgttaattctaatattatcgcattaaagcatatttaaatgaatgttataatatttcattttatcctgtatgcatacaattttattcttattacaagtttaataatatatataattaatatatatcaacatATTCGAATCAAATGAATTTAATGATTtgttcgtatttaatactttatctattgttattactattattattgttactgctAGGtcactgtatagtacaacAGAATAATTAATGCccttaatataaatactttaaatcaaTGTATGATATGTACGTGGTTCATTGTTTaaagtataacattttataacatatatactaCCTCATAAAacgatatatttataatacatatttattaatttatatatgataacctaataaaaataatattagttcaaattaaattaattattatttgccttttcgataaaattaatatttaattatatgaaggtttcacaataaaacaatattttaatattaactatTGCTAATTTctagattatatgtataggcatataataatgcatcatacctataatattaaactttattaatatatttatattttattttttaactattttaaaatataatatatttatacctcaaaatataaagtttaaaaattaatactgATTAATATAATGTTCTATCTTTATGATAAGTTAAAGCGTACAAATAAaattctattaatacaaggAGATAATAGTAAATACAATTAcaacttcaaaaaatgttagaagcataacaataatttatagattatgttatattgtcgattcttGATCGAAACTCTATACATCTATACTTTATGaaaatctattattacagttcagttggataacatgatttaaattaaaatcaattttacaaataataagttttactaaataaaatatttcaccaaataaagaaacatattatgatatgcataattcaataaatccacatattaacttttatataggcaattatgatataacataatatgaattaatatatgtaatatagttattttactttaatcatattaaatatatattaacactcaattatatatattataacttatgaacaAATGTTATACAACCCAATTAATATTAGCTTATCCCCATTTTTGGGTGCATATTTGTGCATCATCTcttgattaaacatacgggatggtacatatatttaattattgttcaagttataaaaaattaaatgcaatataatacttagcctaACCTGAATACGGATTcgacaacataaaaactatataaaaattatgcaaaaattacttcgaaatagacaatttcttaaaatatatcaatcattattactattcctggaataatcactactcttcgaataatatattaatgatccagtttcttctttatttttttagtttttctcttaaatgttgtttttgagatcgtttccgaaatccaaataacgaatactaatataaaaaattaaaaaaatgtacgatttttttgttaacgtttgcatatatataatgaaaataatttttaaatatcttattatttaccttataagaaactcccaataaaattgatgctgcaacaaatataattgcaattgtaattagtgtattttttgtCAGTGGAGTTTCTGTCACTGGACATTCTGTCACTGGACATTCTGTCACTTGACATTCTGCCACTGGACATTTTGTCACTGGACTTTCTGTCACTGAACTTCGTGAACAAGTTTCAAGGAATTCGACATTACTACATACAGCCTGTTTATATTTctctttaaattttttataatcatttgataaaataGACAATAGTTGTAAATAAGAACttcctttattaatatcaaaagcatttttaactttttcacatttttcaaaaaattctcTAGCACTTTCTAAACATTTATTGCATTggggttttttttttggatcAAGTTCACCATCCAtcttacataataatttaaatacttcataaaaattagacaTATCTTTAATACCAATATTcatcgattttatttttttttctatatcatTCTTTTTAATCTTATTACTACTATTAGTAATCATTTTCTGATTATAATGACTATTTGTTTCTACATGTttagtataaaaatcgtTTAATGTGGtagtttcattttcttttttttgattcaGTTTGTGACCtaaccataaaatagcgTATTCAGCAATTTTATCACTATCTAAAGTCTCATCAATACCAGTACCATTAAAGAAAGTTATAAATGCTATAAAAGCAGAACTAAGTTTTTTGTTATCATCATCACACTTATTATCAGGACAATGCATATTGGTATGACTTCCGTCTAACGTA is drawn from Plasmodium yoelii strain 17X genome assembly, chromosome: 2 and contains these coding sequences:
- a CDS encoding PIR protein → MPVYLCDGINLMDRGILFDQDSQNYTLDGSHTNMHCPDNKCDDDNKKLSSAFIAFITFFNGTGIDETLDSDKIAEYAILWLGHKLNQKKENETTTLNDFYTKHVETNSHYNQKMITNSSNKIKKNDIEKKIKSMNIGIKDMSNFYEVFKLLCKMDGELDPKKKPQCNKCLESAREFFEKCEKVKNAFDINKGSSYLQLLSILSNDYKKFKEKYKQAVCSNVEFLETCSRSSVTESPVTKCPVAECQVTECPVTECPVTETPLTKNTLITIAIIFVAASILLGVSYKYSLFGFRKRSQKQHLREKLKK